From Verrucomicrobia bacterium S94, the proteins below share one genomic window:
- a CDS encoding galactose mutarotase, giving the protein MVQWSLFLGMAMVLSGCVSQKVVEHGPGQYTLTNSKGVEVRLASYGARITAIRVPDRYGSAADVVLGYDDIESYKTVAKKPFFGCVTGRYAGRIAEGTFMLDGRNYTLAKNNGPNHLHGGKNGFDKVEWDAVPVGNDVQFSYVSKDGEEGYPGTLQVQVRYTLTDANELVIHYRAVTDQATPVNLTNHAYFNLSGEGAPTVLDHELMIGAEYILEIDESAIPTGRKMPVAGTPFDFRKAKLIGCDISADHEQLKRAHGYDHTFVLNDAEIAAELYDPISGRCLEIITDEPAIQLYTGNFLDGSLVGKAGRPYERRSALCLETQHFPDSPNHPEFPNTILRPGEEFESQTIYRFSVR; this is encoded by the coding sequence ATGGTGCAATGGAGTTTGTTTTTAGGGATGGCGATGGTGTTGTCCGGATGTGTTTCACAAAAGGTTGTTGAGCACGGTCCGGGACAGTATACGCTAACAAATTCCAAAGGGGTGGAAGTGCGGCTGGCATCATACGGTGCCCGCATTACCGCCATTAGAGTGCCTGATCGTTATGGAAGTGCTGCGGATGTGGTGCTGGGTTATGATGATATTGAATCGTATAAGACGGTTGCGAAGAAGCCCTTTTTCGGCTGTGTGACCGGGCGCTATGCCGGGCGCATAGCGGAAGGAACATTCATGCTGGACGGTCGGAATTATACGCTGGCGAAAAACAACGGACCGAACCATCTGCATGGCGGAAAAAACGGGTTTGATAAGGTGGAGTGGGACGCTGTGCCGGTCGGGAACGATGTGCAATTCAGCTATGTTTCAAAGGATGGTGAAGAGGGGTATCCCGGAACGCTGCAGGTTCAGGTTCGGTATACGCTTACGGATGCCAATGAACTGGTGATTCACTACCGGGCGGTAACGGATCAGGCGACTCCGGTTAATCTGACCAATCATGCCTATTTTAATCTGTCCGGTGAGGGGGCGCCGACGGTGCTGGATCATGAACTGATGATCGGTGCTGAATATATTCTTGAGATCGATGAATCCGCTATTCCGACCGGAAGAAAAATGCCGGTGGCAGGAACGCCGTTCGATTTCCGGAAAGCCAAGCTGATCGGCTGTGATATCAGTGCGGACCATGAACAGTTGAAACGGGCCCATGGTTATGATCATACCTTTGTATTGAATGACGCGGAAATTGCAGCGGAACTTTATGATCCAATATCGGGAAGATGTCTGGAGATCATTACGGACGAGCCGGCCATCCAGCTTTATACGGGAAACTTTCTGGACGGAAGTCTGGTCGGAAAAGCCGGGCGTCCATATGAAAGGCGCAGTGCACTGTGTTTAGAGACACAGCATTTTCCTGACAGTCCGAACCATCCGGAGTTTCCGAATACCATTCTGAGGCCGGGTGAAGAGTTTGAGTCGCAGACCATTTACCGTTTTTCAGTTCGTTAA
- a CDS encoding arylsulfatase → MKSRLILSVLALTVAAFAASAEKPNIVFIYGDDIGYGDFSCYGGEVDTAAIDTLAEEGVRFTGGYCTAATCTPSRYSLLTGEYAFRNKAAKILPGNAPLIIDPSRPTIAKFLADNGYKTMLSGKWHLGLGSPDRPLDWNDEIAPGPKEVGFQESFHMAATADRVPSVYIHNGRVVGLDPSDPIEVNYQEPVGNDPTGITHPHLLKLQADEQHGKTIINGVSRIGWMSGGNSARFKDEDMADTYLRKAQAFIRENKDNPFFLYYALNENHVPRVVHPRFQGSTSLGPRGDALAVFDWCVGRIVQTLKETGQYENTLIVVTSDNGPVLFDGYWEAGIERQGTHDASGPWRGGKYSRWEGGTRVPFIVTWPGRSKPGISDAIVSQVDLYASIAELIGKPMPENAGQDGQPLLATLLGEKPEGREYVIQEALTQIAVRKGNWKYIPPGSVTERLGIMTWKAGSGWKETTVQEPGLLFHLTEDPSEERDLAALYPNRVEEMKAIIAEVAPEKAAGEKGLNKKQLGF, encoded by the coding sequence ATGAAATCCAGACTGATTCTTTCGGTATTGGCGTTGACTGTCGCAGCCTTTGCGGCATCAGCCGAAAAACCGAATATTGTTTTTATTTATGGCGATGACATCGGCTACGGCGACTTCAGCTGCTATGGGGGCGAGGTCGATACCGCAGCAATTGACACGCTGGCGGAAGAGGGGGTTCGGTTCACCGGCGGTTACTGTACGGCGGCCACCTGCACGCCGTCGCGGTATTCACTGCTGACCGGGGAATATGCCTTCCGGAACAAGGCTGCAAAAATTCTGCCGGGTAATGCGCCGCTGATCATCGATCCGTCACGTCCGACCATTGCAAAATTTCTGGCTGACAACGGATATAAAACCATGCTGTCCGGGAAATGGCATCTTGGGCTGGGGTCGCCGGACAGGCCGCTTGACTGGAACGATGAAATTGCGCCGGGACCTAAAGAAGTCGGTTTTCAGGAATCCTTTCATATGGCGGCAACGGCAGACCGGGTTCCCTCGGTCTATATCCACAATGGCCGTGTTGTCGGGCTTGATCCCTCCGACCCCATTGAGGTCAATTATCAGGAACCGGTGGGTAACGATCCGACCGGAATCACCCATCCACATCTGCTGAAACTGCAGGCCGATGAACAGCATGGTAAAACCATTATCAACGGTGTAAGCCGCATCGGGTGGATGAGCGGAGGAAACAGTGCCCGGTTTAAGGATGAGGATATGGCCGATACGTATCTTCGTAAGGCGCAGGCGTTTATTCGTGAAAACAAAGATAACCCTTTTTTCCTTTATTATGCATTGAATGAAAACCATGTGCCGCGTGTGGTGCATCCGCGTTTTCAGGGATCAACCAGTCTGGGACCGCGCGGCGATGCCCTGGCGGTTTTTGACTGGTGTGTCGGCCGGATTGTCCAGACGCTGAAGGAAACCGGGCAGTATGAAAATACGCTGATCGTGGTTACATCGGATAACGGTCCGGTTCTGTTTGATGGCTATTGGGAAGCAGGGATTGAGCGTCAGGGCACTCACGATGCTTCAGGCCCCTGGCGCGGTGGAAAATACAGTCGGTGGGAAGGCGGCACCCGTGTCCCGTTCATTGTTACCTGGCCGGGAAGATCAAAACCGGGCATTTCGGATGCGATTGTGAGTCAGGTAGACCTTTATGCTTCCATTGCTGAGCTGATCGGTAAACCGATGCCGGAAAATGCGGGGCAGGACGGACAGCCGCTGCTTGCCACGTTGCTCGGAGAAAAACCGGAAGGTCGGGAATATGTTATTCAGGAAGCGCTGACCCAGATTGCCGTGCGTAAAGGAAACTGGAAATATATTCCGCCTGGCAGTGTAACCGAGCGCCTTGGCATCATGACCTGGAAGGCCGGAAGCGGCTGGAAAGAAACCACGGTTCAGGAACCGGGTCTGCTGTTCCATCTCACCGAGGATCCCTCCGAGGAAAGGGATCTGGCCGCTCTTTATCCGAATCGCGTGGAAGAAATGAAAGCGATTATCGCCGAAGTGGCACCGGAAAAAGCAGCGGGTGAAAAAGGGCTTAATAAAAAACAGCTAGGATTTTAA
- a CDS encoding helix-turn-helix domain-containing protein, producing MKPSSSFDLSVPCPSCPSSLYSNNWNTQPTQQPTPGRTEFILHGLLFIIAKYATTHFYNSMLNKRRVLLLLNAYDLPTHQAAVEAARKFNWHLDTNLLTPTGMVNRWRGDGILSSLTDNPRTAGFILQHPEIPCVDLSTWRNDIKLPRVGADNTAIGRIAARHFLSYNHRHFAWYASTPTPFGEARQGAFSAELQKSGKTVIRIDGAGSLNNNTMADRLRNLPRPCAIFTANDADAAWISALSLEAGFQVPLDFSILGVDNNPLVCEVQSVPISSIDRDTSGMVRKGAELLQAAMDGETVPANTAFIQPKGVITRASSDTFVMADELIRRAIHYLQQHLDEKIGTPEVAAELGISRSLLNRRFRESAQTTLHQTLMKMRLNKAAELLLYTNWTIEHIAAETGFTHASHLSNSFRKHFGQSPLAYRKSR from the coding sequence ATGAAGCCGTCATCCTCTTTTGATCTATCCGTTCCATGTCCCTCTTGTCCTTCTTCTCTATATTCCAACAATTGGAATACACAACCAACGCAACAGCCTACGCCGGGACGGACAGAATTCATATTGCATGGTTTATTATTTATTATTGCAAAATACGCCACAACACATTTCTATAATTCCATGCTGAATAAACGAAGAGTGCTGCTGCTGCTCAACGCCTACGACCTGCCCACCCATCAGGCCGCCGTTGAAGCCGCCCGGAAATTCAACTGGCACCTGGATACCAATCTGCTCACCCCCACCGGCATGGTCAACCGGTGGCGCGGCGACGGAATTCTGAGTTCGCTCACCGACAATCCGCGCACAGCCGGCTTTATCCTGCAGCATCCGGAAATCCCCTGTGTCGACCTTTCCACCTGGCGCAATGATATTAAACTTCCACGCGTCGGCGCCGACAACACGGCCATCGGCCGGATCGCCGCGCGCCATTTTCTCTCCTATAACCACCGCCACTTTGCCTGGTATGCCAGCACACCGACACCGTTCGGCGAAGCCCGCCAGGGCGCATTCAGTGCTGAACTGCAGAAAAGCGGAAAAACGGTAATCCGCATCGATGGAGCCGGCAGCCTGAACAATAACACCATGGCCGACCGACTACGGAACCTGCCCCGCCCCTGTGCAATCTTCACCGCAAACGATGCCGACGCCGCCTGGATTTCCGCCCTCAGCCTGGAAGCCGGATTTCAGGTTCCGCTCGATTTTTCAATTCTGGGTGTCGACAACAACCCGCTGGTCTGTGAAGTACAGAGTGTGCCCATTTCCAGCATCGACCGCGACACCTCCGGCATGGTTCGAAAGGGCGCGGAGCTGCTGCAGGCCGCCATGGACGGCGAAACCGTTCCGGCCAATACGGCATTCATTCAGCCCAAAGGGGTAATCACCCGCGCCAGTTCCGATACCTTTGTCATGGCCGACGAACTGATTCGACGGGCCATCCATTACCTGCAGCAACATCTGGATGAAAAAATCGGCACCCCCGAAGTCGCCGCCGAACTGGGCATTTCCCGCAGCCTGCTCAACCGGCGGTTCCGGGAATCAGCTCAAACCACCCTGCACCAGACCCTCATGAAAATGCGCCTCAACAAAGCCGCCGAACTGCTGCTTTACACCAACTGGACCATCGAACACATCGCCGCCGAAACCGGCTTCACCCACGCCTCCCACCTCAGCAACAGCTTCAGAAAACATTTCGGACAAAGCCCCCTCGCCTACCGGAAATCCCGATAA
- a CDS encoding tagaturonate reductase: MERIDQKRMTASLPPERVLQFGEGNFLRAFIDWMFHRMNESGVFGGSAVVVQPLENGLVEKLNDQKGLYTLYLRGIQNGEQVDSHEVISSISRGINPYSDWEGFLETAANPDMRFVVSNTTEAGIAYQRMEPPDSCPASFPAKLTAWLVRRFELLGGTADSAMIFMPCELINYNGRKLKECILKHSADWKLGGDFDAWIENDCIFLSTLVDRIVPGYPGDEAESMISQLGYSDDLICTGEIFHLLVIEGPEELKAELPFHKAGLNAVWTDDMQPYRNLKVSILNGAHTSSVLAAYLGGLDLVREMVEDGLFGRYVQAVLFNEIIPTLDVEREEAKVYAGAVLERFRNPFIRHELLSISLNSVSKWKVRVLPSVKNYIVKFGEVPSLLAFSMAALIAFYKGDLRDGYEPNDDPAVLEFFQTAWSGPEVVARVLEHTDFWGEDLTALPGFELEVSKALGRMLHGGMRKAVKDWLDHEDA; encoded by the coding sequence ATGGAACGGATAGATCAAAAGAGGATGACGGCTTCATTGCCGCCGGAACGGGTATTGCAGTTTGGAGAGGGCAATTTTCTGCGGGCGTTTATCGACTGGATGTTCCACCGCATGAACGAGAGCGGTGTGTTCGGCGGAAGCGCTGTGGTGGTTCAGCCGCTGGAAAACGGTCTGGTTGAAAAGCTGAATGATCAGAAAGGCCTTTATACACTTTATCTGCGGGGAATTCAGAATGGTGAACAGGTGGACTCTCATGAAGTGATCAGTTCGATCAGCCGGGGAATCAATCCTTATTCCGACTGGGAAGGTTTTCTGGAAACGGCGGCCAATCCGGATATGCGTTTTGTGGTTTCGAATACGACGGAAGCGGGCATTGCCTATCAGCGTATGGAACCACCGGATTCCTGTCCTGCATCCTTTCCGGCAAAACTGACCGCCTGGCTCGTCCGGCGCTTTGAACTGCTTGGCGGCACTGCTGATTCCGCGATGATTTTCATGCCCTGCGAACTGATCAACTATAACGGCCGTAAATTGAAGGAGTGCATTCTGAAGCATTCTGCGGACTGGAAGCTGGGCGGGGACTTTGATGCCTGGATTGAAAACGACTGTATTTTTCTCAGTACGCTGGTGGACCGTATTGTGCCGGGATATCCCGGCGATGAAGCGGAATCGATGATAAGTCAGCTGGGTTATTCGGACGATCTGATCTGTACCGGAGAAATTTTTCATCTGCTGGTGATTGAAGGGCCTGAGGAGTTGAAAGCCGAGTTGCCGTTTCATAAGGCGGGATTGAATGCAGTCTGGACGGACGACATGCAGCCGTACCGGAATCTGAAGGTCAGTATTCTGAACGGTGCTCATACATCGAGTGTGCTGGCGGCCTATCTGGGCGGTCTGGATCTTGTACGTGAGATGGTGGAGGACGGGCTTTTCGGAAGATACGTGCAGGCGGTTCTGTTTAATGAGATTATTCCGACGCTGGATGTGGAGCGGGAAGAAGCGAAGGTCTATGCGGGGGCGGTACTGGAACGGTTTAGAAATCCGTTTATTCGGCACGAGCTGCTTTCCATCAGTCTGAATTCGGTTTCAAAATGGAAAGTGCGCGTCTTACCGTCGGTAAAAAACTATATCGTGAAATTCGGCGAAGTACCTTCACTACTGGCTTTTTCCATGGCGGCGCTGATTGCCTTTTATAAAGGAGATCTGCGGGACGGGTATGAACCGAATGATGATCCGGCGGTTCTCGAATTTTTCCAAACGGCCTGGTCGGGGCCTGAGGTGGTTGCGCGGGTGCTGGAACATACGGATTTCTGGGGCGAGGATCTTACGGCACTGCCGGGGTTCGAGCTGGAGGTTTCAAAAGCGCTGGGCCGGATGCTGCATGGTGGTATGCGTAAAGCGGTAAAAGACTGGTTGGATCATGAAGACGCTTAA
- a CDS encoding glycoside hydrolase family 2, which translates to MRGILVALSSWIAFSAAAQHAERVYLSGKGPSDAVEWDFFCSKGRKSGEWTKIPVPSNWEQQGFGAYNYGHEPAAEKADETGRYKTTFFAPKEWKDKHVRLVFEGSMTQTEVTINGKQAGFPNYGGYLPFRYILDKTKLKYGEENVLEVLVKKKPDNDSLDQAERKADFWVFGGIYRPVYLEVLPREFVNRVAIDARMDGSFRMDVFPQVQQPTKFREEFKEYVDELTAQIQTLDGENVGKPMIAPIYGSAGRIRLENHIKKPSLWSPEHPNLYQVKLTMKHKGKVLSTTVERFGFRTFEHRLGDGLYLNGKRILIKGVNRNVFDPQHGRAIDAERVWREACEIKAMNANLVRSHMPPTMEFMRACDELGLMVITELCNWHDPVIDTPIARNLVYELVTTYQNHPSVIIWANGNENGFNLEVDELYHLYDLQNRPIIHPWAYFEGMNTKHYPDWKEFQLRLSHDKVYLPTEFLHGLYDGGHGAGLQDYWDAIKASPIAAGGVLWCWADAAIARTDREGMLDTDGNHSADGIVGPNGEKEASYYSIREIWSPIQIAMKSLPDNFSGKIPLENRFYETRLDACSFEWKLVNHTGPFEETQSSVQAEGRVTGPKIKPGKTGMLKLRLPENWKKATALELRAFSSGGREIMQWAWPIRSPEIKGAEAVVRQADDNPFEITAGTTTWKFSPETGQLLNCSAEGFGRGPVLYAGTLDGALEFSCVWKTSVAKKNNTVVIRSVSEDASFSWTVLPDGSAVLDYDFSAPTNELVYAAIGFDLEEAAVASKRWLGQGPDRIWGNRLRGPQFGLWENEYNDHVVGVNWGETPFKGIFGNVDWMQLNLKSGKTLVADTDYAAVGVLRPANAEGERNKHGPTSPVHAWWHYPESGGLYLFHKLPGTGTKFANAWELGPQGNVTVLKRTIAGRIQLMVK; encoded by the coding sequence ATGAGAGGGATACTGGTTGCATTGAGTTCATGGATCGCATTCAGTGCTGCAGCACAGCACGCTGAGCGGGTTTATCTGAGCGGTAAAGGGCCGTCGGATGCGGTCGAGTGGGATTTCTTCTGTTCCAAGGGTCGGAAGAGCGGGGAGTGGACGAAGATTCCGGTGCCGTCGAACTGGGAGCAGCAGGGGTTCGGCGCATACAATTATGGCCATGAACCGGCCGCGGAAAAAGCGGACGAAACGGGCCGCTATAAGACCACTTTTTTTGCTCCGAAGGAGTGGAAAGATAAACATGTGCGTCTGGTGTTTGAAGGGTCCATGACGCAGACCGAGGTGACGATTAACGGTAAGCAGGCCGGGTTCCCGAATTATGGCGGCTATCTTCCGTTCCGCTATATTCTGGATAAAACCAAGCTTAAATACGGCGAGGAAAATGTTCTTGAAGTGCTGGTAAAGAAGAAACCGGACAACGACAGCCTGGATCAGGCGGAGCGTAAGGCGGATTTCTGGGTATTCGGCGGGATCTACCGTCCGGTTTATCTGGAAGTGCTTCCGCGTGAATTTGTGAACCGGGTAGCGATTGATGCGCGGATGGACGGATCGTTCAGAATGGATGTATTTCCGCAGGTGCAGCAGCCTACCAAATTCCGTGAGGAGTTTAAGGAATACGTGGATGAACTCACTGCGCAGATCCAGACGCTGGACGGGGAGAATGTCGGAAAGCCGATGATCGCCCCCATTTATGGTTCGGCCGGACGCATACGCCTTGAAAACCACATTAAAAAACCGTCGCTGTGGTCGCCGGAACATCCGAATCTGTATCAGGTAAAACTGACGATGAAACACAAGGGGAAGGTGCTGTCGACAACGGTTGAACGTTTCGGTTTCCGGACGTTTGAACATCGGCTGGGCGATGGACTTTATCTGAATGGCAAACGTATTCTGATCAAAGGGGTGAACCGCAATGTGTTTGATCCGCAGCATGGGCGGGCGATTGATGCGGAGCGGGTCTGGCGCGAAGCGTGTGAGATCAAGGCGATGAATGCCAACCTGGTACGTTCCCATATGCCGCCGACGATGGAGTTTATGAGGGCGTGTGATGAGCTGGGTCTGATGGTGATTACGGAGCTGTGCAACTGGCATGATCCGGTGATTGATACGCCGATTGCACGTAATCTGGTGTATGAGCTGGTTACAACCTATCAGAATCATCCGTCGGTGATTATCTGGGCGAACGGCAATGAAAACGGGTTTAATCTGGAAGTGGATGAACTGTATCATCTTTACGATCTGCAGAATCGTCCGATCATTCATCCATGGGCTTATTTTGAGGGGATGAATACCAAGCATTATCCGGACTGGAAGGAATTCCAGCTGCGCCTGAGTCATGATAAGGTTTATCTGCCGACCGAGTTTCTGCATGGTCTTTATGATGGAGGTCACGGGGCCGGACTGCAGGATTACTGGGATGCAATTAAAGCTTCGCCGATCGCGGCCGGCGGGGTGCTCTGGTGCTGGGCCGATGCGGCGATTGCCCGTACAGACCGGGAGGGAATGCTGGATACCGACGGCAATCATTCGGCGGATGGTATTGTCGGTCCGAACGGAGAGAAGGAGGCCAGCTATTATTCCATTCGTGAAATCTGGTCACCGATACAAATTGCCATGAAAAGTTTGCCGGATAATTTCAGCGGAAAAATCCCGCTGGAAAACCGGTTTTATGAAACCCGCCTGGATGCCTGTTCGTTTGAGTGGAAACTTGTGAATCATACCGGACCGTTTGAAGAAACACAGAGCAGTGTGCAGGCCGAAGGACGGGTGACAGGACCGAAAATAAAACCTGGAAAAACGGGGATGCTGAAACTGCGGCTTCCGGAGAATTGGAAAAAGGCTACGGCACTAGAACTGCGAGCATTCAGTTCCGGCGGACGGGAAATTATGCAGTGGGCCTGGCCGATCCGTTCCCCGGAAATTAAAGGTGCCGAAGCTGTCGTGCGGCAGGCTGATGACAATCCGTTCGAGATTACAGCCGGTACAACTACCTGGAAATTTTCTCCCGAAACCGGACAGTTGCTGAACTGCAGTGCCGAAGGATTCGGCCGGGGCCCCGTACTTTATGCGGGCACGCTGGATGGCGCTTTGGAATTTTCCTGTGTCTGGAAAACCTCGGTTGCGAAAAAGAACAATACCGTTGTCATTCGTTCGGTCAGCGAAGATGCGTCATTCAGCTGGACGGTTCTTCCGGATGGTTCGGCGGTGCTGGATTATGATTTTTCGGCTCCGACTAACGAACTGGTGTATGCCGCAATCGGGTTTGATCTGGAAGAAGCCGCGGTGGCTTCGAAGCGGTGGCTGGGGCAGGGCCCGGACCGTATCTGGGGCAACCGGCTGCGCGGTCCGCAGTTCGGGCTGTGGGAAAATGAATATAACGATCATGTTGTCGGTGTGAACTGGGGCGAAACGCCCTTTAAAGGCATTTTCGGAAATGTCGACTGGATGCAGCTGAATCTGAAATCCGGAAAGACGCTGGTAGCCGATACGGATTATGCGGCGGTCGGTGTGCTGCGTCCGGCCAATGCGGAGGGCGAGCGGAATAAACACGGGCCGACCAGTCCGGTGCATGCATGGTGGCATTACCCGGAATCCGGCGGTTTGTATCTGTTCCATAAACTTCCCGGGACGGGAACCAAATTCGCCAACGCGTGGGAGCTGGGACCGCAAGGAAATGTGACTGTACTCAAAAGAACAATTGCCGGCCGGATACAATTGATGGTTAAATAA
- a CDS encoding sulfatase gives MKKLMLFIAVSLVAGVGAVFAAPERPNIVVILADDVGSGDISYYRKHFMDGKPVFETPNIDALAENGMWFTDGHSSTSLCAPTRYAIMSGKNNYRSEAPWGVWNSFYEGAIKKGDTTLGTVARDGGYATGFIGKWHLGLNFKKLKGEGYYRGNDKDDKVVNADMTQVAYGGPIDMGFEYSYALPTGVQGPLYLAYENEKWAPFEEGVSEIICFNEENGWDPETVTEEDKKSVGVEGVLTISDKGPGMGDSRWDTSRIPDIISSKAVGFINEYANKKPFFLYYCSPEAHRPHIPPAEMDGVKIRGTLPSRHMECIKALDLEVKRIVDALKANNVLEDTLIFFMTDNGGLTWKVPGTLESGHRPSGNYRGAKSAPHEGGHRVPFIAHWPKHIKPGQTSDELVVTHDLMATVAQIVGIELTDEDTLDSTSILPILLGKEFKPRDFLAWQSGATFEVMYREGPWKLIIQSNHPLSRWEPIELYNLETNPNENPKKNLINHPEYKARAEKMFEKYMKIRKSGVRTAPVNS, from the coding sequence ATGAAGAAGTTAATGTTATTTATTGCAGTTTCGTTGGTTGCGGGAGTCGGGGCGGTTTTTGCGGCTCCGGAGCGACCGAATATTGTGGTTATTCTCGCGGATGATGTGGGGTCCGGGGATATCAGCTATTACCGCAAACATTTCATGGACGGGAAGCCGGTGTTTGAGACCCCGAATATTGATGCGCTGGCGGAAAACGGCATGTGGTTCACGGATGGACACTCCTCCACATCGCTCTGTGCTCCGACGCGTTATGCGATCATGAGTGGGAAAAACAACTACCGGTCGGAAGCCCCGTGGGGCGTCTGGAATTCTTTTTATGAAGGGGCCATCAAGAAGGGCGATACCACGCTGGGAACGGTGGCTCGCGACGGCGGATATGCAACCGGCTTTATCGGTAAATGGCATCTGGGCCTGAACTTTAAAAAACTCAAGGGTGAAGGGTATTATCGAGGCAACGATAAAGACGACAAAGTGGTGAATGCGGATATGACACAGGTGGCGTATGGCGGTCCGATTGATATGGGATTTGAGTACAGCTATGCTCTCCCGACCGGGGTGCAGGGGCCGCTCTATCTGGCCTACGAAAATGAGAAGTGGGCACCGTTTGAAGAAGGAGTATCTGAAATCATCTGTTTCAATGAGGAGAATGGATGGGATCCTGAAACAGTGACAGAAGAGGATAAAAAAAGTGTTGGAGTGGAAGGGGTTCTTACGATCTCCGACAAAGGTCCGGGTATGGGGGATTCCCGCTGGGATACCTCGCGCATTCCCGATATCATTTCGAGCAAAGCGGTGGGCTTCATCAATGAGTATGCCAATAAAAAACCGTTTTTCCTCTACTACTGCAGTCCTGAAGCTCACCGTCCGCATATCCCGCCGGCCGAAATGGATGGAGTTAAGATCCGCGGAACGCTGCCGTCGCGCCATATGGAGTGCATCAAGGCACTGGACCTTGAAGTCAAGCGGATTGTGGATGCTCTGAAAGCCAATAATGTGCTGGAGGACACGTTGATCTTTTTCATGACGGATAACGGCGGGCTGACCTGGAAGGTTCCGGGAACGCTGGAATCCGGACACCGGCCGAGCGGAAACTACCGCGGGGCAAAGAGTGCTCCGCATGAAGGCGGCCATCGTGTTCCGTTTATTGCTCATTGGCCGAAACATATCAAACCCGGCCAGACCTCTGATGAACTGGTGGTTACTCACGATCTGATGGCGACCGTGGCCCAGATTGTCGGAATCGAACTGACCGATGAGGATACGCTGGATTCAACGAGCATTCTTCCGATTCTTCTGGGGAAGGAGTTTAAACCGCGCGATTTTCTGGCCTGGCAGTCGGGAGCCACTTTTGAGGTGATGTATCGGGAAGGTCCGTGGAAACTGATTATCCAGAGCAATCACCCGCTTAGCAGGTGGGAGCCGATTGAGCTGTATAATCTGGAGACCAATCCGAATGAAAATCCGAAGAAAAACCTGATCAACCATCCGGAATACAAAGCACGTGCGGAGAAAATGTTCGAAAAGTATATGAAAATCCGGAAGAGCGGAGTGCGCACGGCACCGGTTAATTCTTAA